Proteins from a single region of Sinorhizobium alkalisoli:
- a CDS encoding ROK family protein — translation MIICFDIGGSAIKGAITHSPDRIFPLPRRQTPLTDFHRFVSTLEAVVDEAGGLPDRLAISITGVIDPETQRIKCANIPCIDGRALAAELEAALHLPVVIANDADCFALAEAGLGAGRGHRIVFGAILGTGVGGGLVVDGRLINADGGFAGEWGHGPVAAREAGNPPVAIPAFDCGCGQRGCIDTIGGARGLERLHAALHGRQLASHEVIEAWQQGDGEANGTIGVYVDLVSSPLALVINITGATIVPVGGGLSNSEALIGEIDRAVRGRILRRFDRPLVVRGECRVEPGLIGAALLGRNRNQLDGGPPA, via the coding sequence ATGATCATCTGCTTCGATATTGGCGGTTCGGCGATCAAGGGCGCCATCACCCATTCGCCCGACCGCATATTTCCGCTGCCGCGGCGCCAGACGCCGCTTACAGACTTCCATCGTTTCGTCTCGACCCTGGAGGCGGTGGTCGACGAAGCGGGCGGCCTGCCGGACCGCCTGGCAATCTCGATCACCGGCGTCATCGACCCAGAGACGCAACGGATCAAATGCGCCAACATCCCCTGCATCGACGGGCGTGCGCTTGCGGCTGAACTCGAGGCGGCGCTGCATCTGCCCGTGGTGATCGCCAATGACGCCGATTGCTTTGCGCTTGCCGAAGCCGGCCTCGGTGCCGGACGCGGCCACCGCATCGTCTTCGGCGCAATCCTCGGGACCGGTGTCGGCGGCGGGCTGGTGGTCGACGGTAGACTGATCAATGCCGATGGCGGCTTTGCCGGCGAATGGGGCCATGGGCCGGTTGCCGCCCGCGAAGCCGGCAACCCGCCCGTCGCAATACCGGCCTTCGATTGCGGCTGCGGCCAGCGCGGCTGCATCGACACCATCGGGGGCGCGCGCGGACTGGAAAGGCTGCATGCGGCCCTCCATGGCAGGCAATTGGCCAGCCACGAGGTCATTGAAGCCTGGCAGCAAGGCGACGGCGAAGCGAACGGCACGATCGGCGTCTATGTCGATCTCGTCAGTTCGCCATTGGCCCTGGTGATCAACATCACCGGCGCGACGATCGTCCCCGTCGGCGGCGGCCTTTCGAATTCCGAGGCACTGATCGGCGAGATCGACCGGGCGGTGCGCGGCCGGATCCTGCGCCGGTTCGATCGGCCGCTGGTGGTGCGGGGCGAATGCCGGGTGGAGCCGGGCCTGATCGGCGCCGCCCTGCTCGGCCGCAATCGGAACCAGTTGGACGGGGGGCCACCGGCATGA
- a CDS encoding amidase, protein MTSKKTLASLGVLVQSGEVDPVTLTEETLARIEGHDDRAVFLEVTRERAGREAKAASERIRAGRSLGLLDGLPVAWKDLFDMAGSVTTAGSVVLKDQPPAPADAAVVAALSGAGMVSVGRTGMNEFAFSGLGFNPHYGTPRNPAAADVHRIPGGSSSGSAAAVAAGLVPLAIGTDTGGSVRIPAAMTGVVGYKATRGRYAMRGVFPLAGSLDSLGPLCLTVQDAVWADAAMHSLTAPVVRRAEPAELSLVIPETIVFDDAEAEIVTAFEAAIKRVEAAGVRVRRQPFPSFAAIFDLMRRHGALVNAEAYALHRERLASPEAARMDPRVVTRVRLGEKISASDYIALVEARERLIHETAERLYAGELIAHPTLPHVAPPLAPLLGDDELFFKTNARTLRNTLIGNFLDFCGISIPCGTGAAGMPVGLLLSAPHHQDDRLLSAALALEAPIRGEA, encoded by the coding sequence ATGACCAGCAAAAAGACGCTCGCGAGCCTCGGCGTTCTTGTGCAATCCGGCGAGGTGGATCCCGTCACGCTCACAGAGGAGACACTTGCCCGGATCGAGGGCCACGACGACCGGGCCGTCTTCCTCGAGGTGACGCGCGAGCGGGCGGGGCGGGAAGCGAAGGCGGCCTCCGAGCGCATCAGGGCCGGTCGCTCGCTTGGCCTGCTCGATGGCCTTCCCGTCGCCTGGAAAGACCTCTTCGACATGGCCGGCAGCGTGACGACCGCCGGCTCGGTGGTGCTCAAGGACCAGCCGCCGGCGCCGGCCGATGCGGCGGTGGTCGCGGCATTGAGCGGCGCCGGCATGGTCAGCGTCGGGCGTACCGGCATGAACGAGTTCGCCTTCTCCGGTCTCGGTTTCAATCCGCATTACGGCACGCCGCGCAATCCCGCAGCGGCCGACGTCCATCGCATTCCCGGCGGTTCCTCCTCCGGTTCGGCGGCGGCAGTCGCCGCCGGCCTCGTGCCTCTCGCCATCGGTACCGATACAGGCGGTTCGGTGCGCATTCCGGCGGCGATGACCGGGGTCGTCGGCTACAAGGCGACGCGCGGGCGATATGCGATGAGGGGCGTCTTTCCGCTCGCCGGAAGTCTCGATTCGCTCGGTCCCCTGTGCCTGACAGTCCAGGACGCCGTCTGGGCGGATGCGGCCATGCACAGCCTCACCGCACCGGTGGTCCGCCGCGCCGAACCTGCCGAGCTTTCGCTCGTCATTCCCGAAACCATCGTGTTCGACGATGCCGAAGCGGAGATCGTGACCGCCTTCGAGGCGGCGATCAAGAGGGTGGAGGCCGCCGGTGTCCGGGTCCGACGCCAGCCCTTCCCGAGCTTCGCCGCGATCTTCGACCTGATGAGGCGTCACGGGGCGCTGGTGAATGCGGAAGCCTATGCGCTGCATCGCGAGCGCCTCGCCAGCCCCGAAGCCGCCCGGATGGACCCCCGAGTCGTGACACGGGTCCGCCTCGGCGAGAAGATCAGCGCCAGCGACTACATCGCCCTCGTCGAGGCACGCGAGCGGCTGATCCATGAAACGGCGGAGAGGCTGTATGCCGGCGAGTTGATCGCGCATCCGACCCTGCCGCATGTGGCGCCGCCGCTCGCGCCTCTTCTTGGCGACGACGAGCTCTTCTTCAAGACCAATGCCCGGACGCTGCGCAACACGCTGATCGGCAATTTTCTCGATTTCTGCGGCATCTCCATCCCTTGCGGAACGGGCGCGGCCGGCATGCCGGTCGGCTTACTCCTGTCGGCGCCGCATCATCAGGACGATCGTCTGCTTTCCGCCGCTCTTGCGCTCGAGGCGCCGATCCGGGGCGAGGCATGA
- the msrA gene encoding peptide-methionine (S)-S-oxide reductase MsrA produces MFLIDMFNKKTLLPDAETALPGRSQEIPTAETHFVSGRPLKGPYPEGTKKVLFGMGCFWGAEQLFWKTPGVHVTAVGYSGGLTPNPTYQETTTGLTGHAEVVLVVYDPGKVSFARLLKTFFEEHDPTQGMRQGNDIGTTYRSAVHVHDEEQLAEANAARNIYRKALKSSGHGREITTEIGMAGPFYFAEDYHQQYLAKNPDGYCGLRGTGVNCPVG; encoded by the coding sequence ATGTTTCTGATCGACATGTTCAACAAGAAAACCCTCCTGCCGGACGCCGAGACCGCGCTGCCCGGACGCAGCCAGGAGATCCCCACCGCCGAGACGCATTTCGTCTCCGGACGGCCGCTCAAGGGCCCCTATCCGGAAGGGACGAAGAAAGTGCTCTTCGGCATGGGCTGCTTCTGGGGCGCCGAGCAGCTCTTCTGGAAGACGCCCGGCGTGCACGTGACCGCCGTCGGCTATTCCGGCGGGCTGACGCCGAACCCGACCTACCAGGAAACGACGACCGGTCTGACGGGGCATGCCGAGGTGGTGCTGGTCGTCTACGATCCCGGTAAGGTCTCCTTCGCCCGGCTGCTCAAGACCTTCTTCGAAGAGCATGACCCGACACAGGGCATGCGGCAGGGCAACGATATCGGCACGACCTATCGCTCGGCAGTCCATGTCCATGACGAAGAGCAGCTCGCCGAGGCGAATGCCGCCCGAAACATTTACCGGAAGGCATTGAAGTCCTCCGGCCACGGGCGCGAGATCACCACCGAGATCGGGATGGCCGGACCCTTTTACTTCGCCGAAGACTACCACCAGCAGTATCTCGCCAAAAACCCCGACGGCTATTGCGGATTGCGCGGCACCGGCGTCAACTGCCCCGTCGGCTGA
- a CDS encoding BMP family lipoprotein, with amino-acid sequence MKKTILGLFAFSMMSATALAADIKPAIIYDLGGKFDKSFNEAAFNGAEKFKAETGIEYREFEIANDAQREQALRRFASDGNSPIVMAGFNWAASLEKIAPEYPDTKFAIIDMVVDKPNVKSIVFKEQEGSYLVGVLAGLASETKTVGFVGGMDIPLIHKFACGYVGGAKSTGEGVKVLEAYTGTTPDAWNDPVKGGEITKSQIDQGADVVYHAAGGTGVGVLQAAADAGKLGIGVDSNQNMLQPGKVLTSMLKRVDVAVYDAFTAAKDDKFEFGVSNLGLKEDGVGYALDEHNKALITPDMLEAVEKVKAEIIAGNLEVHDYMTDESCPY; translated from the coding sequence ATGAAAAAAACCATTCTCGGTCTCTTTGCTTTCTCGATGATGTCCGCGACGGCGCTGGCCGCGGACATCAAGCCGGCGATCATTTACGATCTCGGCGGCAAGTTCGACAAATCCTTCAACGAGGCCGCCTTCAACGGCGCCGAAAAGTTCAAGGCCGAAACAGGCATCGAATATCGCGAATTCGAAATCGCCAACGATGCCCAGCGGGAGCAGGCGCTGCGCCGTTTCGCCAGCGACGGCAACAGCCCGATCGTCATGGCCGGCTTCAACTGGGCGGCATCGCTCGAGAAGATCGCGCCGGAATACCCGGACACCAAGTTCGCCATCATCGACATGGTGGTCGACAAGCCGAACGTCAAATCCATCGTCTTCAAGGAGCAGGAAGGCTCCTATCTCGTCGGCGTGCTCGCCGGTCTCGCCTCCGAGACGAAGACGGTCGGCTTCGTCGGCGGCATGGATATCCCGCTGATCCACAAATTCGCCTGCGGCTACGTCGGCGGCGCCAAATCGACCGGTGAGGGCGTGAAGGTGCTCGAAGCCTATACGGGCACGACGCCGGATGCCTGGAACGATCCGGTCAAGGGCGGCGAGATCACCAAGTCGCAGATCGACCAAGGCGCGGATGTTGTCTATCACGCCGCCGGCGGCACCGGTGTCGGCGTTCTGCAGGCGGCAGCGGACGCGGGCAAGCTCGGCATCGGCGTCGATTCCAACCAGAACATGCTGCAGCCGGGCAAGGTGCTGACCTCGATGCTGAAGCGCGTCGATGTCGCCGTCTACGACGCCTTCACGGCCGCCAAGGACGACAAGTTCGAATTCGGCGTCTCCAATCTCGGCCTGAAGGAAGACGGCGTCGGCTATGCGCTCGACGAGCACAACAAGGCGCTGATCACGCCGGACATGCTCGAAGCCGTCGAAAAGGTGAAGGCCGAAATCATTGCCGGCAATCTCGAGGTGCACGACTACATGACGGACGAGTCCTGCCCCTATTGA
- a CDS encoding sulfate transporter family protein, with protein sequence MILDAARLAFANLFAAETRAVFWKVIGLTLLALVALWFALRELFVWLALPWFDTLFPGTPEWAGWLTFIVGIFASLGLALGLALLLAPVTAMIAGFFLDDVAEVVEKRDYPGEAPGVPLPLAEAIGSSAKFLGVVVLGNLVALFLLLVPGINLIAFFVVNGYLLGREFFEFAAMRHRVPDEARLFRRKHRATVFLAGLMLAAFLAVPVLNLLTPLFAAGMMVHLHKMLSARDPGFSAVRASARKS encoded by the coding sequence ATGATTCTGGATGCGGCGCGGCTTGCCTTCGCCAATCTCTTTGCGGCCGAGACCCGCGCGGTCTTTTGGAAGGTCATAGGGCTCACGCTTCTGGCACTCGTCGCGCTCTGGTTTGCGCTGCGCGAGCTGTTCGTCTGGCTTGCCTTGCCGTGGTTCGACACGCTGTTTCCCGGAACGCCCGAATGGGCGGGATGGCTTACCTTCATCGTCGGCATATTTGCCAGCCTCGGCCTCGCCTTGGGGCTGGCGCTGCTGCTCGCCCCGGTGACGGCGATGATTGCCGGCTTCTTCCTCGACGACGTCGCCGAGGTGGTCGAGAAGCGCGACTATCCGGGCGAAGCCCCGGGAGTGCCGCTGCCGCTTGCCGAAGCGATCGGGAGCTCGGCGAAGTTCCTGGGGGTCGTGGTACTCGGCAACCTCGTGGCGTTGTTCCTCCTGCTGGTGCCGGGCATCAATCTCATCGCCTTCTTTGTCGTCAACGGCTACCTGCTCGGCCGGGAATTCTTCGAGTTCGCCGCCATGCGGCACCGCGTGCCGGACGAGGCGCGGCTCTTCCGCAGGAAGCACCGCGCAACGGTGTTCCTCGCGGGCCTCATGCTTGCGGCCTTCCTGGCCGTGCCCGTGCTGAACCTGCTGACGCCGCTTTTTGCCGCGGGCATGATGGTGCATCTGCATAAGATGCTCTCGGCCCGCGACCCCGGCTTCTCGGCCGTCCGCGCATCGGCCCGAAAATCGTAA
- a CDS encoding SlyX family protein — MSQADDRITRLEEMVAHQAKTIEELSDQLAEQWKVVEQTRAKLDRLTERFLTLEEQAQEAIPVARPPHY; from the coding sequence ATGAGCCAGGCAGACGACCGGATTACCCGATTGGAGGAAATGGTGGCTCACCAGGCCAAGACGATCGAGGAACTCTCGGATCAATTGGCCGAGCAATGGAAGGTGGTGGAACAGACGCGGGCCAAGCTGGACCGGCTGACCGAGCGGTTTCTGACGCTCGAGGAGCAGGCGCAGGAGGCGATCCCGGTGGCACGGCCGCCGCATTACTGA